A genomic region of Leptotrichia hofstadii contains the following coding sequences:
- the pth gene encoding aminoacyl-tRNA hydrolase, with protein MKLIVGLGNPGEQYKLTRHNIGFIFVDEYLKENNITDIREKFKSLFVQTNHKGDKVFYQKPMTFMNLSGEAVGEAVRFFKLDPETDLFVIYDDMDMPFGKLKIKQNGSAGGHNGIKSIISHVGNEFARIKFGIGKPETKEETLGFVLGKFSPEEKEIVKNSREKIFNLIDDIKDDMTISRLMNKYNTK; from the coding sequence ATGAAACTAATTGTAGGATTGGGTAATCCAGGAGAACAGTATAAATTGACACGGCATAATATTGGATTTATATTTGTTGACGAATATTTGAAGGAAAATAATATAACTGATATAAGAGAGAAGTTTAAATCACTTTTTGTCCAGACTAATCACAAAGGAGACAAGGTATTTTATCAAAAACCAATGACTTTTATGAATCTCAGCGGAGAGGCTGTCGGAGAAGCTGTACGATTTTTTAAGCTCGACCCTGAAACAGACCTTTTTGTGATTTACGATGATATGGATATGCCATTTGGAAAGCTGAAAATTAAGCAGAATGGAAGTGCAGGAGGGCATAATGGAATAAAATCCATAATTTCACATGTCGGAAATGAATTTGCGCGAATAAAGTTCGGGATTGGAAAGCCAGAAACGAAGGAAGAAACATTAGGATTTGTACTGGGAAAATTTTCGCCTGAAGAAAAAGAAATTGTAAAAAATTCAAGAGAAAAAATATTTAATCTTATTGACGACATAAAAGATGATATGACAATTTCCAGACTGATGAATAAATATAATACAAAATAG